One genomic region from Amphiprion ocellaris isolate individual 3 ecotype Okinawa chromosome 20, ASM2253959v1, whole genome shotgun sequence encodes:
- the osr1 gene encoding protein odd-skipped-related 1: MGSKTLPAPIPLHPFLQLANCSLIQGTSSLQLPADHFHSIYSFSAMHAIHLHQWTLGLPPLALPRCTISKLPPQFSSMASIPIFPYLLQPKQDSAGLLQSSKNKPRFDFANLAAAATQEDHLKVADLSMTGAAAEVQASSQHLPSASLGCLLDVTKISSPERKSSRGRLPSKTKKEFVCKFCGRHFTKSYNLLIHERTHTDERPYTCDICHKAFRRQDHLRDHRYIHSKEKPFKCQECGKGFCQSRTLAVHKTLHMQVKEVKPAKIK, from the exons ATGGGTAGCAAGACTTTGCCAGCACCAATCCCTCTCCATCCATTCCTTCAGTTGGCCAACTGTTCCCTCATCCAGGGCACCTCAAGTCTCCAGCTGCCAGCAGATCATTTTCACAGCATCTACAGCTTCAGTGCAATGCATGCCATCCACCTTCATCAGTGGACCCTTGGCCTCCCTCCTTTGGCCCTGCCCCGCTGCACCATCTCCAAGCTGCCTCCCCAGTTTTCTTCCATGGCCTCCATCCCCATATTCCCTTACCTTCTGCAGCCTAAGCAGGACTCTGCAGGGCTGCTGCAGAGCTCCAAGAACAAGCCCCGTTTTGACTTTGCCAAcctggcagcagcagccacacAAGAGGATCATTTGAAGGTAGCAGATCTGAGCATGAcaggtgctgctgctgaagtACAGGCTTCATCTCAACACCTACCCTCAGCCAGCCTAGGATGCCTGCTAGACGTAACCAAAATCTCTTCACCAGAGCGCAAATCTAGCCGAGGCAGACTGCCCTCCAAGACCAAGAAAGAATTTGTCTGCAAGTTCTGTGGCCGACATTTTACCAAATCCTATAACCTTTTGATCCATGAGAGGACGCATACAGACGAGAGGCCATATACATGTGATATCTGCCACAAGGCCTTTAGAAGGCAGGACCACCTCAGGGACCACAG GTACATCCATTCCAAAGAAAAGCCCTTTAAATGTCAAGAGTGTGGAAAGGGCTTCTGTCAGTCCAGGACTCTAGCTGTCCACAAAACATTACACATGCAGGTCAAGGAAGTGAAGCCAGCCAAGATCAAGTGA